Proteins found in one Acidobacteriota bacterium genomic segment:
- a CDS encoding 2-oxoacid:acceptor oxidoreductase subunit alpha → MDGDHACCEGALAAGCRFVAGYPITPSTEVVERFSRRAPMVPGAFFIQMEDELAASITLQGAVWAGKKAMTVTSGPGFSLMMEHIGLAVMAEVPCVFVNVQRGGPSTGLPTLPGQADMMQARWGSHGDYEIIAICPNSPQECFDLTIDAFNLAEQYRVPVMFMMDECVGHMMERVIIPEADTIEITPRRYTKLPPGEYLPYKPGEDLVPEMFKAGDGYRLHITGLTHDYKGYPVMSADIQEQLVRRLVDKIRLNAPKIWRYEETAVEDAEVVVIAYGITSRVAVEAVAMARKEGIKVGMLRLIVVWPFPEDRIFELASQGKGLVVAEMNYGQVFYEVDRCARGRAPVVLAGHGGGTVHNVEAIVEKIREAHKCRS, encoded by the coding sequence ATGGACGGCGACCACGCCTGCTGCGAGGGCGCGCTGGCGGCCGGCTGCCGGTTTGTGGCCGGCTATCCGATCACGCCCTCCACCGAAGTCGTGGAGCGCTTCTCCCGCCGAGCGCCGATGGTGCCTGGAGCCTTTTTCATCCAGATGGAAGACGAACTGGCGGCATCCATCACGCTTCAAGGGGCCGTTTGGGCAGGCAAGAAAGCTATGACCGTGACCAGCGGGCCGGGGTTCTCGCTGATGATGGAACATATCGGTTTGGCGGTCATGGCCGAGGTCCCCTGCGTCTTTGTCAATGTCCAACGCGGCGGTCCCTCCACGGGGCTGCCGACCCTCCCCGGCCAGGCCGACATGATGCAGGCCCGCTGGGGCTCGCACGGCGACTACGAAATCATCGCCATCTGCCCCAACTCTCCCCAGGAGTGTTTCGACCTGACCATCGACGCTTTCAATCTCGCGGAACAGTACCGCGTCCCGGTCATGTTCATGATGGATGAATGCGTCGGACACATGATGGAACGGGTTATCATCCCGGAAGCCGACACGATCGAGATCACGCCCCGCCGATACACCAAACTTCCCCCCGGTGAATATCTGCCCTACAAACCCGGCGAGGATCTCGTGCCCGAAATGTTCAAGGCCGGAGACGGCTATCGTCTGCATATCACCGGGCTGACGCACGACTACAAGGGGTATCCCGTGATGTCGGCCGATATCCAGGAGCAACTGGTCCGGCGACTGGTCGACAAGATCCGGCTCAATGCCCCCAAGATCTGGCGCTATGAGGAAACCGCCGTTGAGGACGCCGAAGTCGTCGTCATCGCCTACGGCATCACCTCGCGCGTGGCCGTCGAAGCCGTGGCCATGGCCCGGAAGGAGGGCATCAAGGTCGGCATGCTGCGGCTCATCGTCGTCTGGCCCTTCCCGGAGGATCGAATCTTCGAACTGGCCTCCCAGGGGAAGGGGCTGGTCGTGGCCGAGATGAATTACGGGCAGGTCTTTTACGAGGTCGATCGCTGTGCCCGCGGCCGGGCCCCGGTCGTTCTGGCCGGGCACGGCGGCGGAACCGTGCACAACGTCGAAGCCATTGTGGAAAAAATCAGGGAGGCGCACAAATGTCGGTCTTAA
- a CDS encoding 2-oxoacid:acceptor oxidoreductase family protein has product MARTEIRIGGFGGQGVILTGYVIGKAAAIFDKKNATMTQSFGPEARGSACSSQVILSDQAILYPYIKTPQVMVFMSQEAFTKYSPSIDPNGMALIEEDLVDVKGLPPTVKVFGIPATRIAEELGRKVVLNMVVTGFFTAVTGLVSKEAMRKAIETSVPKGTEGLNLMAFEKGYEYGLQKKSA; this is encoded by the coding sequence ATGGCACGCACAGAAATCAGAATCGGCGGATTCGGCGGACAGGGCGTCATCCTGACCGGGTATGTCATCGGCAAGGCGGCGGCGATTTTCGACAAGAAAAACGCCACCATGACCCAGTCCTTCGGCCCGGAAGCCCGGGGCAGCGCCTGCAGTTCCCAGGTCATCCTCTCGGACCAGGCCATTCTCTATCCCTATATCAAGACGCCTCAGGTCATGGTTTTCATGAGCCAGGAAGCCTTCACGAAATATTCACCCTCGATTGATCCGAACGGAATGGCGCTCATCGAGGAGGATCTGGTTGATGTCAAGGGATTGCCCCCGACGGTCAAGGTCTTCGGTATCCCGGCCACCCGGATCGCCGAGGAATTGGGACGGAAGGTCGTTCTCAATATGGTCGTGACGGGTTTCTTCACGGCGGTTACGGGACTTGTCTCGAAGGAGGCCATGCGGAAAGCCATCGAAACGTCGGTTCCCAAGGGAACCGAGGGATTGAACCTGATGGCTTTCGAAAAAGGCTACGAATACGGGCTTCAAAAAAAGAGCGCGTAA
- a CDS encoding 4Fe-4S binding protein, producing the protein MPVRHREKPFGLPKPETPHGEIVILDDRCKGCAFCIEYCPHDVLVISKRFNIKGYHPPEVEKAELCINCGFCRMICPEFAIYTYESTTGEKP; encoded by the coding sequence ATGCCGGTGAGACACAGAGAAAAGCCGTTCGGGCTCCCTAAGCCCGAAACTCCCCATGGTGAGATCGTCATCCTGGATGACCGGTGCAAGGGCTGTGCCTTCTGCATCGAATACTGCCCGCATGATGTGCTGGTGATATCCAAGAGGTTTAACATCAAGGGCTACCACCCCCCGGAAGTCGAAAAAGCCGAACTGTGCATCAACTGCGGTTTCTGCCGCATGATCTGCCCGGAGTTCGCCATTTACACCTATGAATCCACCACCGGGGAGAAACCATGA
- a CDS encoding thiamine pyrophosphate-dependent enzyme: MSVLKELERASLSPTKDLDPSHHPMDDYLRMDRMPHIWCPTCGIGVSVNCFAKAIEKARIPLDDITVVSGIGCTGRVAGYMKVDSFHTTHGRAIPFATGLKLANPKLKVVVFSGDGDLMAIGGNHFISAARRNIDITVICVNNFNYAMTGGQLASTTPEGSVLSTSPFGNFEAPFNLPFLAESVGAVYVARWTSLHIYNQTVAMVEALKKPGFTFIEILAPCPTIFERQQKFGDGLDRLRWYCDNSIIRHGADTHDVDIKLHDPVIVGKFVDKERPTYLDSMNTHFRKRFGDRYKDYEG, from the coding sequence ATGTCGGTCTTAAAAGAACTTGAAAGAGCGTCCCTGTCCCCGACCAAGGATTTGGATCCCAGCCACCATCCCATGGACGACTACCTGCGGATGGACCGGATGCCTCACATCTGGTGTCCGACCTGCGGCATCGGGGTCAGCGTCAACTGTTTCGCCAAAGCCATCGAAAAGGCCCGGATTCCCCTGGACGACATCACCGTCGTTTCGGGAATCGGCTGCACGGGACGGGTGGCCGGCTACATGAAAGTCGATTCCTTCCACACGACCCACGGCCGGGCCATTCCGTTCGCCACCGGGCTGAAGCTGGCCAATCCCAAGCTCAAGGTCGTGGTGTTCAGCGGCGACGGCGATCTCATGGCCATCGGCGGCAACCATTTCATCAGCGCCGCCCGGCGGAACATCGACATCACGGTCATCTGCGTCAACAACTTCAACTACGCCATGACCGGCGGACAATTGGCCTCGACCACGCCCGAAGGTTCCGTGCTGTCGACATCGCCTTTTGGGAATTTCGAGGCTCCCTTCAATCTTCCTTTCCTGGCCGAGTCCGTCGGCGCGGTCTATGTGGCCCGCTGGACGTCGCTCCACATTTATAATCAGACCGTTGCCATGGTCGAGGCCTTGAAAAAGCCCGGGTTCACCTTCATTGAAATCCTGGCCCCCTGCCCGACCATTTTCGAGCGGCAGCAGAAGTTCGGCGACGGGCTCGATCGCCTGCGCTGGTACTGCGACAACAGCATCATCCGCCACGGCGCCGATACCCACGACGTCGACATCAAGCTCCACGATCCGGTCATCGTCGGCAAGTTCGTCGACAAGGAGCGGCCGACTTACCTGGACAGCATGAACACGCATTTCCGGAAGCGTTTCGGCGACCGGTATAAGGATTATGAGGGATAA
- a CDS encoding FAD-binding protein, translating into MPYTPELNELIKKVEKTRPARVEKKRKGEEFPAMSLQERKDILKFHPDFKEEGRSEIKVGPNTGYRIANEMVSLIHAKSRLDPDAVDLNKVDFETDVLVVGGGGAGASAALLARENGAKVLIATKLRLGDANTMMAEGGIQAATKYRKDSPYYHYLDAMGGGHFKNDPDLVKTLVLEAPKVMAWLEKQGTMFSKFDDGLLKAMHGGGTSRKRMHYAGDITGAEIMRTLRDEVKNHPEDIDVLEFTTAVELLLDENGACAGAVLYNLETEEYFIVRAKATILATGGSGRLHIQDFMTTNHYGATGDGLILGYRAGVPLRFLHTVQYHPTGAVFPEQAEGLLITEKFRGAGANVLNVDGEQFVFEREPRDVESSAIIRECLERGKGVPTPTGKFGVWLDSPMIDILQGEGTVRKEFPGKWILFKRYGIDITKEPMLIYPTLHYQNGGLEIKPNSETRVPGLYAAGEVSGGIHGENRLMGNSLLDVVVFGRIAGCAAADYVKTRAEAGQPTLDHVRAYHKALEEAGISVDNRVAPMILPDYSNPEVRKKQLTTAYHGTLR; encoded by the coding sequence ATGCCGTACACACCGGAATTGAACGAACTCATCAAGAAGGTCGAGAAAACGCGGCCGGCCCGCGTGGAGAAGAAGCGCAAGGGCGAGGAATTCCCCGCCATGTCGCTTCAGGAGCGGAAGGATATCCTCAAGTTCCATCCCGACTTCAAGGAAGAAGGGCGGTCCGAAATCAAGGTCGGGCCCAACACAGGCTACCGGATCGCCAACGAGATGGTCAGCCTCATCCATGCCAAAAGCCGGCTGGATCCGGATGCCGTCGATCTCAACAAGGTCGACTTCGAAACCGATGTCCTGGTCGTCGGCGGCGGCGGTGCGGGCGCTTCGGCGGCTCTTCTGGCGCGGGAAAACGGGGCGAAGGTCCTTATCGCCACCAAGCTTCGGTTGGGCGATGCCAACACCATGATGGCCGAAGGCGGAATCCAGGCCGCCACGAAATATCGAAAGGATTCGCCCTATTACCATTATCTCGACGCCATGGGCGGCGGCCATTTCAAGAACGACCCCGACCTCGTCAAAACCCTGGTTCTCGAGGCGCCCAAGGTCATGGCCTGGCTGGAAAAGCAGGGCACGATGTTCTCGAAATTCGACGACGGGTTGCTCAAGGCCATGCACGGCGGCGGAACGTCCCGCAAGAGGATGCATTACGCCGGCGACATCACCGGCGCCGAGATCATGCGGACGCTTCGCGACGAGGTCAAAAACCATCCCGAAGACATCGATGTTCTCGAGTTCACGACGGCCGTGGAACTCCTCCTCGACGAAAACGGAGCCTGCGCCGGCGCCGTTCTCTACAATCTGGAAACCGAAGAGTACTTCATCGTCCGGGCCAAGGCGACCATCCTGGCCACGGGAGGATCGGGCCGCCTGCACATCCAGGACTTCATGACCACCAACCACTACGGCGCGACGGGCGACGGCCTGATTCTCGGATACCGGGCCGGCGTTCCGCTTCGGTTCCTGCATACGGTCCAGTACCACCCGACAGGCGCCGTGTTCCCCGAACAGGCCGAAGGGCTTCTCATCACCGAAAAATTCCGCGGCGCCGGGGCCAATGTGTTGAACGTCGACGGCGAGCAGTTCGTCTTCGAGCGCGAGCCCCGCGATGTCGAATCATCGGCGATCATCCGGGAATGCCTTGAACGGGGGAAGGGCGTGCCGACGCCAACCGGCAAATTCGGCGTCTGGCTCGACTCGCCCATGATCGACATCCTCCAGGGCGAGGGCACGGTCCGCAAGGAATTCCCGGGCAAGTGGATCCTCTTCAAGCGCTACGGCATCGACATCACCAAGGAACCCATGCTCATCTACCCCACGCTGCATTATCAGAACGGAGGGCTTGAAATCAAGCCCAATTCCGAAACCCGGGTGCCGGGGCTCTACGCCGCCGGCGAGGTGAGCGGCGGCATCCACGGAGAAAACCGCCTGATGGGCAACTCTCTCCTTGATGTCGTGGTTTTCGGCCGCATCGCCGGCTGCGCCGCGGCCGATTATGTGAAAACCAGGGCCGAGGCCGGCCAGCCGACGCTCGATCACGTCCGGGCCTATCACAAAGCCCTGGAAGAGGCGGGGATCTCCGTGGACAACCGCGTGGCGCCCATGATTCTTCCCGATTATTCCAATCCCGAGGTCCGGAAAAAACAGCTAACGACGGCCTATCACGGGACGTTGCGCTGA